From a region of the Oryza sativa Japonica Group chromosome 6, ASM3414082v1 genome:
- the LOC4342032 gene encoding benzyl alcohol O-benzoyltransferase, producing MASSPLPAFTVRRGEPVLVTPAAPTPREVKALSDIDDGEGMRFYSSGIHLYRNNPAKKGQDPAMVIREALARALVPYYPLAGRLREEAGRKLVVECAGQGVMFAEADADLTADDFGDVQSPPFPCFERFILESTTVAGVEPVVGRPLLYIQVTRLRCGGFIFGQRFCHCVVDAPGGMQFEKAVCELARGAAAPSVSPSWGREMFMARDPPRPSYPHLEYREPAGGADRLLATPPEDMVRVPFFFGPREIAGLRQHAPASVRGACSRFELVAACIWRSRTAALGYAPGEEVRLSFIVNARGRADVPLPEGFYGNAFAYSVAATTAGELCGGDLGYALGLVKKAKSAVTYEYLQSVADLMVVAGRPLFALSRTYIVSDVSHAGFKSVDFGWGEAVYGGPAKGGEGPLLGVTNYFSRSKNGKGEQSVVVPICLPKDAMDKFQLEVQALTAELS from the coding sequence ATGGCGTCGTCTCCACTGCCGGCGTTCACGGTGCGGCGAGGCGAGCCGGTGCTGGTGacaccggcggcgccgacgccgcgggaGGTGAAGGCGCTGTCCGacatcgacgacggcgagggcaTGCGGTTCTACAGCTCGGGCATCCACCTGTACCGCAACAACCCGGCCAAGAAGGGGCAGGACCCGGCCATGGTGATCCGGGAGGCGCTGGCCAGGGCGCTCGTCCCGTACTaccccctcgccggccgcctccgcgaggaggCCGGCCGGAAGCTCGTCGTCGAGTGCGCCGGCCAGGGCGTCATGTTCGCCGAGGCCGATGCCGACCTCACCGCCGACGACTTCGGCGACGTGCAGAGCCCGCCGTTCCCTTGCTTCGAGCGGTTCATCCTCGAGagcaccaccgtcgccggcgtcgagccGGTGGTCGGCCGCCCGCTGCTCTACATCCAGGTGACGAGGCTGCGGTGCGGCGGCTTCATCTTCGGGCAGAGGTTCTGCCACTGCGTGGTGGACGCGCCGGGCGGGATGCAGTTCGAGAAGGCCGTGTGCGAGctcgcgcgcggcgccgccgcgccgtcggtgTCGCCGTCGTGGGGGAGGGAGATGTTCATGGCGAGGGacccgccgcggccgtcgtaCCCGCACCTCGAGTACCGCgagccggcgggcggcgcggaccGGCTGCTGGCGACGCCGCCGGAGGACATGGTGCGCGTGCCCTTCTTCTTCGGGCCGCGCGAGATCGCCGGGCTGCGCCAGCACGCGCCGGCGAGCGTCCGCGGCGCATGCTCCCGGTTCGAGCTCGTCGCGGCGTGCATCTGGCGCAGCCGCACGGCGGCGCTCGGGTACGCCCCCGGCGAGGAGGTGCGGCTCTCCTTCATCGTGAACGCccggggccgcgccgacgtgccGCTCCCGGAGGGGTTCTACGGGAACGCGTTCGCCTACTCCGTTGCGGCGACGACCGCCGGCGAGCTCTGCGGCGGCGACCTCGGGTACGCGCTGGGGCTGGTGAAGAAGGCCAAGTCGGCGGTGACGTACGAGTACCTGCAGTCGGTGGCGGACCTGATGGTGGTCGCCGGGCGGCCGCTGTTCGCGCTGTCGCGGACGTACATCGTCTCCGACGTGAGCCACGCCGGGTTCAAGAGCGTCGACTTCGGGTGGGGGGAGGCCGTCTACGGCGGTCCGGCGAAGGGCGGCGAAGGGCCGCTCCTCGGCGTCACCAACTACTTCTCGAGGTCCAAGAATGGCAAGGGCGAGCAGAGCGTCGTCGTGCCCATCTGCTTGCCCAAGGACGCCATGGACAAGTTCCAGCTCGAGGTCCAAGCTCTCACCGCCGAGCTCAGCTAG
- the LOC9268482 gene encoding putative pentatricopeptide repeat-containing protein At5g36300 → MDAYYLVRLHLPPPLQLPPTLPLPRGRHDRRVGGAVACRATAGPVGSQERPWESYDRGIQHHAGSDLASSLRLLADMQAAGLRPSGAAYARLIRALARAGRTLEAEALLLEMRRLGLRPDAAHYNALLEGLLSTAHLRLADRLLLQMADDGVARNRRTYMLLLNAYARAGRLEDSWWVLGEMKRRGIRLDTAGYSTLVRLYRDNGMWKKATDLIMEMQELGVELDVKIYNGLIDTFGKYGQLADARKVFDKMCAEGVKPDITTWNSLIRWHCRVGNTKRALRFFAAMQEEGMYPDPKIFVTIISRLGEQGKWDEIKKLFHGMRNRGLKESGAVYAVLVDIYGQYGHFRDAHDCVAALKAENLQLSPSIFCVLANAYAQQGLCEQTVNVLQLMEAEGIEPNLVMLNLLINAFGTAGRHLEALAVLQHIKDSGMSPDVVTYTTLMKAFMRAKKFEKVSEVYKEMEGAGCTPDRKAREMLNDASIVLEQRGMLHL, encoded by the exons atggATGCATACTACCTCGTccgcctccatctccctccACCACTCCAGCTTCCACCCACCCTGCCTCTACCTCGAGGCCGCCATGACCGCCGCGTCGGTGGCGCCGTCGcgtgccgcgccaccgccggcccaGTGGGCAGCCAAGAGCGGCCGTGGGAGTCCTACGACCGCGGCATTCAGCACCACGCAGGCTCCgacctcgcctcctccctccgcctgCTCGCCGACATGCAGGCCGCCGGGCTGCGCCCCAGCGGCGCGGCGTACGCGCGCCTCATCcgggcgctcgcccgcgccggccggaCGCTCGAGGCCGAGGCGCTCCTCCTCGAGATGCGCCGCCTCGGGCTCCGCCCGGACGCCGCGCACTACAACGCCCTCCTCGAGGGGCTCCTCTCCACGGCGCACCTCCGCCTCGccgaccgcctcctcctccagatggccgacgacggcgtcgcGCGGAACCGGCGCACGTACATGCTGCTGCTGAACGCGTACGCCCGGGCCGGCCGCCTCGAGGACTCGTGGTGGGTTCTCGGCGAGATGAAGCGCCGGGGTATTCGGCTTGACACCGCCGGGTACAGCACGCTGGTGCGGCTGTACAGGGACAATGGCATGTGGAAGAAGGCCACCGACCTCATCATGGAGATGCAGGAGCTCGGGGTGGAGCTCGATGTCAAGATTTACAACGGGTTGATCGATACATTCGGCAAGTATGGGCAGTTAGCGGATGCACGCAAGGTGTTCGACAAAATGTGCGCAGAAGGGGTCAAGCCTGATATTACTACATGGAATTCTTTGATTCGGTGGCATTGTCGTGTGGGGAATACGAAACGTGCTCTGCGATTCTTCGCTGCAATGCAGGAGGAAGGAATGTATCCGGATCCTAAAATCTTTGTTACAATCATCAGCAGGTTGGGGGAACAGGGGAAGTGGGACGAAATTAAGAAGCTGTTTCATGGCATGAGGAATCGAGGGCTCAAGGAGAGTGGTGCAGTGTATGCAGTTTTGGTTGACATTTATGGACAATACGGCCATTTTCGTGATGCCCATGACTGTGTAGCTGCTCTCAAAGCTGAGAATCTGCAGCTTTCACCTAGCATCTTTTGTGTCTTGGCCAATGCATATGCTCAACAG GGTTTGTGTGAACAAACTGTAAATGTTCTTCAATTGATGGAGGCAGAAGGAATTGAGCCAAATCTTGTTATGCTGAATTTGCTAATAAATGCTTTTGGTACTGCTGGAAGGCATTTGGAGGCACTTGCTGTACTCCAGCATATCAAGGATAGC GGTATGAGCCCAGATGTTGTGACTTACACAACACTTATGAAGGCTTTCATGAGAGCAAAGAAATTTGAAAAG GTGTCAGAAGTATATAAGGAGATGGAGGGTGCTGGTTGTACTCCTGATAGAAAAGCTAGAGAAATGCTGAATGACGCCTCTATTGTACTGGAACAAAGGGGAATGTTACATTTGTAG
- the LOC4342034 gene encoding protein SCARECROW 1-like codes for MAYSGGGGKLSAVDAILAEAADLVALEQIAKLNTAHLAADGDSALPSSLESRFRKLKSLPAAPLPPPPPAKSLGRSATAPPHHTDPPPSETPDPAPPAPPAPAAQERRPEDAAKEAQEKENSSPPPSQAHPPPAVTVPTAAAADDNEEDLEKLFRPGRGRPTLRERNRGRDDGSPSPPRQACCFGFSPKKTLQRTPTGSGRKSRRAGVAAAADDDVLGIGDAGEWGDENRRIVTELKQQQRKLKKALEEQVKVSRETAKMAQWVKQASARMTHTAAIDDLLSDCDDEDELK; via the coding sequence ATGGCGtactccggcggtggcgggaagcTGTCCGCCGTCGATGCGATCCTCGCCGAGGCGGCCGACCTCGTCGCGCTGGAGCAGATCGCCAAGCTCAACAcagcccacctcgccgccgacggcgactcCGCGCTCCCTTCCAGCCTCGAGTCCCGCTTCCGCAAGCTCAAGTCCCTCCCCGCCGCGCcgttgcctccgccgccgcccgccaagTCCCTGGGCCgcagcgccaccgcgccgccccaCCACACCGACCCGCCGCCATCGGAGACGCCGGACCCTGCTCCGCCTGCGCCCCCTGCACCGGCGGCACAAGAACGCCGACCAGAAGACGCCGCCAAGGAAGCCCAGGAGAAGGAgaactcctcgccgccgccgtcgcaggcTCATCCTCCACCGGCCGTGACCgttccgacggcggcggcggcggacgacaaCGAGGAGGACCTGGAGAAGCTGTTCAGGCCAGGGCGCGGCCGGCCGACGCTGAGGGAGAGGAACAGGGGGAGGGACGAcggctcaccgtcgccgccgcgccaggcGTGCTGCTTCGGCTTCTCCCCCAAGAAGACGCTGCAGAGGACTCCGACCGGGAGCGGCAGGaagagccgccgcgccggcgtcgccgccgccgccgacgacgacgtccttggcatcggcgacgccggcgagtgGGGCGACGAGAACAGGAGGATCGTCACCGAgctcaagcagcagcagcgcaagCTCAAGAAGGCGCTCGAGGAGCAGGTCAAGGTCAGCAGGGAGACGGCCAAGATGGCGCAGTGGGTGAAGCAGGCGTCCGCGCGGATGACGCACACCGCTGCCATTGACGACTTGCTCAGCGACTGCGACGATGAAGACGAGCTCAAGTGA
- the LOC4342035 gene encoding uncharacterized protein produces the protein MPAASVGEGERGDRRDIVGGEKAQGMSHKEVATAAVAGGGKAAGAEGSSSAGDSGGAPPPQAPCRGRRLPTTILRSAPSSSSMPPPRATLDLPRPVRPRTFTTSSVASVLDSSRCAGLGSPPMAAPPLSPPLSPLPSARSAASPLASYSARRRYHNPGVQNHGGCPRGAAAGERGSGQWERGQRDGRSGMCALVRRQSSTGCLAPICH, from the coding sequence ATGCCGGCCGCGTCggtgggagagggggagagaggcgaCCGGCGTGACATCGTTGGCGGTGAGAAAGCGCAGGGAATGAGCCATAAGGAGGTGGCAACAGCGGCGGTGGCTGGAGGGGGCAAGGCAGCGGGTGCGGAGGGATCTTCATCTGCAGGCGACAGCggcggagctccgccgccgcaagCACCCTGTCGAGGCCGACGGTTACCCACAACCATCCTCCGATCTGCTCCGTCTTCATCGTCGATGCCGCCCCCACGCGCCACCCTGGATCTGCCTCGCCCGGTCCGCCCAAGGACCTTCACCACTTCCTCCGTCGCTTCCGTCTTGGACTCCTCCCGATGCGCCGGCCTTGGCTCTCCACCGATGGCTGCTCCGCCCCTCAgccctcctctttctcctctcccgTCGGCGCGGTcggccgcctctcccctcgCTAGCTACTCCGCACGCCGCCGCTACCACAACCCAGGAGTACAAAACCATGGTGGATGtccgcgcggggcggcggcgggcgagcgtggTAGCGGGCAGTGGGAAAGGGGGCAGAGAGATGGCCGCAGTGGCATGTGCGCGTTGGTGCGGCGACAGAGCTCGACCGGCTGCCTCGCCCCAATTTGCCACTGA